In uncultured Fibrobacter sp., a genomic segment contains:
- a CDS encoding tetraacyldisaccharide 4'-kinase: MLLYPLAALYRAAYVIHHRLCLRPGRPTSHAQVVIVGAYRNGGAGKTPFCIWLANKLCDQGKKVAVLCHAAAKDEAELLKNKLPRCTVLATRNRYTAAHKLDPDFDIILCDDGFEDSRLQFAKAICLEWGDEPQGIADLFPAGRARSLAKDHKNIALRLNCAGTTPDVRFCIQQICNIQGHAPGAPATLVAGIGDPQRFFHDMEHIELQIQKAIALRDHDTGIENIVSKLLAEGHNVITTEKDACRLSPNSAANAKLFVAAQTVNVTPEAEARIMALLR, from the coding sequence TTGCTACTGTACCCCTTAGCAGCGCTGTACCGCGCCGCTTACGTTATACACCACCGGCTGTGCCTTAGGCCCGGCCGGCCGACATCGCACGCCCAAGTCGTGATTGTCGGGGCATACCGTAACGGCGGTGCGGGCAAGACGCCCTTCTGCATCTGGCTCGCAAACAAACTTTGCGACCAAGGGAAAAAAGTCGCCGTCCTCTGCCATGCGGCGGCAAAAGACGAAGCCGAACTGCTCAAGAACAAACTCCCCCGCTGCACCGTACTTGCCACGCGGAACCGCTACACGGCCGCACACAAGCTGGACCCGGATTTCGATATCATCCTCTGCGACGACGGCTTCGAAGATTCGCGCCTGCAATTCGCGAAGGCGATATGCCTTGAATGGGGCGATGAACCGCAGGGCATCGCCGACTTGTTCCCCGCGGGCAGGGCACGGAGCCTCGCCAAAGACCACAAGAACATAGCACTCCGGCTGAATTGCGCAGGCACCACCCCCGATGTCCGCTTTTGCATACAGCAAATTTGCAACATCCAGGGCCATGCACCCGGAGCCCCCGCCACACTCGTGGCCGGAATCGGCGACCCGCAAAGGTTCTTCCACGACATGGAGCACATAGAGCTGCAAATACAAAAAGCCATCGCCCTGCGAGACCACGACACAGGAATCGAAAACATTGTATCCAAACTGCTCGCAGAGGGGCATAACGTTATCACCACCGAAAAAGACGCCTGCCGACTTAGCCCGAACTCTGCCGCGAACGCCAAGTTGTTCGTAGCTGCCCAAACTGTGAATGTGACCCCAGAAGCCGAAGCCAGAATCATGGCCCTCCTGCGCTAG